From one Micromonospora siamensis genomic stretch:
- a CDS encoding RNA polymerase sigma factor: MSAGIEHEDLFRQVYAANFERILVYALRRVAQPEDAADVVAEVFLVAWRRRDIPPEPETRLWLYGVARRVLANHHRGTLRRERLGDRLRHRLRGGPPVDPGSQVPDRLAVRSALARLGELDREVLMLTFWEGLEPREIATVLRVSPAVVRTRLSRARTRLREILRDEPEPAGHALDVMAVRIPEEGR, encoded by the coding sequence GTGAGCGCCGGAATCGAGCACGAGGACCTCTTCCGCCAGGTCTACGCGGCCAACTTCGAGCGCATCCTGGTGTACGCCCTGCGCCGGGTCGCGCAGCCCGAGGACGCCGCCGACGTGGTCGCCGAGGTCTTCCTCGTCGCCTGGCGTCGCCGCGACATCCCGCCCGAACCCGAGACCCGGCTCTGGCTCTACGGGGTGGCCCGGCGGGTGCTGGCCAACCACCACCGCGGCACCCTGCGCCGGGAACGGCTCGGCGACCGGCTGCGGCACCGGCTGCGCGGCGGTCCGCCCGTCGACCCCGGCAGCCAGGTGCCGGACCGGCTCGCCGTCCGGTCGGCGCTGGCCCGCCTCGGCGAACTGGACCGCGAGGTGCTCATGCTGACCTTCTGGGAAGGACTGGAACCCCGCGAGATCGCCACGGTGCTGCGGGTGAGCCCCGCCGTGGTCCGTACGCGCCTGAGCCGGGCCCGGACCCGGCTGCGCGAAATTCTCCGTGACGAACCCGAGCCGGCCGGACATGCACTCGACGTCATGGCCGTACGCATCCCCGAGGAGGGCAGATGA
- a CDS encoding Clp protease N-terminal domain-containing protein, producing the protein MTEPSQQMSHPIRLDDLIAGIKKARPDALDQLADAMVMAEHLGDVADHLIGHFVDQARRSGASWTEIGKSMGVSKQAAQKRSAAKSDSAAALDPNAGFARFTPRARNVVIASQEEARTAGNPEIGPAHLVLGLLAEPDALAVKAIVAAGVTLDDVRAAATAVLPQAAEQVPDLVPYDARGKKALELTFREALRLGHNYVGTEHVLLALIEEENGDGPLTGLGLTKESIEEWVAAALKQVTIGQ; encoded by the coding sequence ATGACGGAACCTTCGCAGCAGATGAGTCACCCCATCCGCCTCGACGACCTGATCGCCGGGATCAAGAAGGCGCGTCCCGACGCGCTCGACCAACTGGCCGACGCGATGGTGATGGCCGAGCACCTCGGCGACGTCGCCGACCACCTGATCGGCCACTTCGTGGACCAGGCCCGCCGCTCCGGCGCGTCCTGGACCGAGATCGGCAAGAGCATGGGGGTGAGCAAGCAGGCCGCGCAGAAGCGGTCCGCGGCCAAGTCGGACTCTGCCGCCGCCCTCGACCCGAACGCCGGCTTCGCGCGCTTCACCCCCCGGGCCCGCAACGTGGTGATCGCCTCGCAGGAGGAGGCCCGGACCGCCGGCAACCCCGAGATCGGCCCGGCACACCTGGTCCTCGGCCTGCTCGCCGAGCCCGACGCGCTGGCCGTCAAGGCGATCGTCGCCGCCGGCGTCACCCTGGACGACGTCCGGGCCGCGGCCACCGCCGTGCTGCCGCAGGCCGCCGAGCAGGTGCCGGACCTCGTCCCGTACGACGCCCGCGGCAAGAAGGCCCTGGAGCTGACGTTCCGGGAGGCGCTGCGGCTCGGGCACAACTACGTCGGCACGGAGCACGTCCTGCTCGCGCTGATCGAGGAGGAGAACGGTGACGGCCCGTTGACCGGCCTCGGGTTGACCAAGGAGTCGATCGAGGAGTGGGTCGCCGCCGCCCTGAAGCAGGTCACCATCGGGCAGTGA
- a CDS encoding DNA repair protein, translating to MPNQPNDRYQQDTDRAWEAARNAAARFPAQPAYREARSGDSPSWAELNALPAGTSTRRGLTAH from the coding sequence ATGCCTAATCAGCCGAATGACCGGTACCAGCAGGACACCGACCGCGCCTGGGAGGCGGCGAGGAACGCCGCCGCGCGGTTCCCGGCCCAGCCGGCGTACCGGGAGGCCCGCTCGGGTGACTCGCCGTCCTGGGCCGAGCTGAACGCGCTGCCCGCCGGCACCTCCACCCGGCGCGGCCTCACCGCCCACTGA
- a CDS encoding DUF4396 domain-containing protein, with protein MENPNLTRLAVAATLHCLTGCAIGEVLGMLVGTALGWHNLATVLLSVALAFLFGYALTIRPVLRSGLPLRSAVGVALAADTVSILVMEVTDNAVMLGVPGAMDAGLTNWLFWVSLLLALAVAFVVTVPVNRALIARGRGHAVVHRYHGGHADHGGHADHGDHGGQESRAGLDNHAGQDSHGGHVHHDGGSRA; from the coding sequence ATGGAGAATCCGAACCTCACCCGACTGGCCGTCGCCGCCACCCTGCACTGCCTCACCGGCTGCGCCATCGGCGAGGTGCTCGGCATGCTCGTCGGCACCGCGCTCGGCTGGCACAACCTCGCCACCGTGCTGCTGTCGGTGGCGCTGGCCTTCCTCTTCGGCTACGCGCTGACCATCCGGCCGGTGCTCCGCTCCGGCCTGCCGCTGCGCTCCGCCGTCGGCGTGGCGCTCGCCGCCGACACGGTGAGCATCCTGGTCATGGAGGTGACCGACAACGCCGTCATGCTGGGCGTCCCCGGCGCCATGGACGCCGGCCTCACCAACTGGCTGTTCTGGGTGAGCCTGCTGCTCGCCCTCGCCGTGGCGTTCGTGGTCACCGTGCCGGTCAACCGGGCACTGATCGCCCGGGGCCGCGGTCACGCCGTGGTGCACCGGTACCACGGTGGGCACGCGGACCACGGTGGGCACGCGGACCACGGCGACCATGGGGGCCAGGAGAGCCGCGCCGGCCTGGACAACCACGCCGGCCAGGACAGCCACGGGGGCCACGTCCACCACGACGGCGGCTCCCGGGCCTGA
- a CDS encoding GNAT family N-acetyltransferase, giving the protein MLDRRLHLHLATWLGQWPAGPGLHVVRSRRRDLPAWDGRLRPALAVGAPGSVVLSVGPGRVEAVRALARQGEERLLAGLPAAVAHPEWVTHDGSFRWCVAPAPLPDVGEWLAPTEPGLPRWLRLFDREVLVVRDADGGYLAGAGVKRHDAHGHELAVGTVPAARGRGLARRLVAQAARRVLDEGAIPTYLHDAGNRASAEVAEAAGFPDRGWRSFGVFPP; this is encoded by the coding sequence GTGCTGGACCGGCGGCTCCACCTGCACCTGGCCACCTGGCTCGGGCAGTGGCCGGCCGGACCGGGGCTGCACGTGGTCCGGTCCCGCCGCCGTGACCTGCCGGCCTGGGACGGCCGACTCCGGCCGGCACTGGCCGTCGGCGCCCCCGGCAGCGTGGTGCTCTCCGTCGGACCGGGTCGGGTCGAGGCGGTCCGGGCCCTGGCCCGACAGGGCGAGGAACGGCTGCTCGCCGGCCTGCCCGCCGCGGTGGCGCACCCGGAGTGGGTGACCCACGACGGGTCGTTCCGCTGGTGCGTGGCCCCCGCGCCGCTGCCCGACGTGGGGGAGTGGTTGGCGCCCACCGAACCCGGGCTCCCGCGCTGGCTGCGGCTGTTCGACCGGGAGGTGCTGGTGGTCCGGGACGCCGACGGCGGCTACCTGGCCGGGGCCGGCGTCAAGCGGCACGACGCGCACGGGCACGAGCTGGCCGTCGGCACCGTGCCGGCAGCCCGGGGGCGGGGACTGGCCCGGCGACTGGTCGCGCAGGCCGCCCGCCGGGTGCTCGACGAGGGCGCGATCCCCACCTACCTGCACGACGCCGGCAACCGGGCCTCCGCCGAGGTCGCCGAGGCCGCCGGCTTCCCGGACCGGGGCTGGCGGTCGTTCGGGGTCTTCCCACCCTGA
- a CDS encoding cation:dicarboxylate symporter family transporter codes for MAEQRDPEPESGPSAPVPPARRAVDTEGAGPPGADTVAEPTRRRDRTRYLYLAVIAAVLAGIAVGFLFPDFAKSLKPLGTGFVNLIKMMIGPVIFCTIVLGVGSVRKAAQVGKVGGLALGYFLTMSTVALAIGLVVGNLIHPGQGLNLDDSLAAAGQKAAGGESEGTVDFLLGIIPTTLFSALTEGEVLQALLVALLVGFAVQSLGRRGEPVVNAIAALQRVVFKVLAMIMWLAPVGAFGAIAAVVGETGVDALKSLAQIMLGFYATCAIFVFAVLGALLWFVARISIFKLLRYLGREFLLILSTSSSESALPRLIAKMEHAGVARPVVGITVPTGYSFNLDGTAIYLTMASLFIADALGKPLSIGEQISLLGFMIIASKGAAGVTGAGLATLAGGLQSHRPELVDGVGLIVGIDRFMSEARALTNFAGNAVATVLVGTWTGQFDRDRAEAVLAGRDPFDELTMLDEDAAHGVPGDGTEADARLADPRVPAPR; via the coding sequence ATGGCAGAGCAGCGCGATCCCGAACCGGAATCCGGCCCGTCCGCTCCCGTACCGCCCGCCCGCCGGGCCGTGGACACCGAAGGGGCGGGGCCACCGGGCGCCGACACCGTGGCGGAGCCGACCCGGCGCCGTGACCGCACCCGCTACCTGTACCTGGCGGTCATCGCCGCCGTGCTGGCCGGCATCGCGGTCGGGTTCCTCTTCCCCGACTTCGCGAAGTCGCTCAAGCCGCTCGGCACCGGGTTCGTCAACCTGATCAAGATGATGATCGGCCCGGTGATCTTCTGCACGATCGTGCTGGGCGTCGGCTCGGTCCGCAAGGCCGCGCAGGTCGGCAAGGTCGGCGGGCTCGCGCTCGGCTACTTCCTCACCATGTCGACCGTCGCGCTGGCGATCGGCCTGGTCGTCGGCAACCTGATCCACCCCGGGCAGGGCCTCAACCTCGACGACTCGCTCGCCGCCGCCGGTCAGAAGGCGGCTGGCGGTGAGTCCGAGGGGACCGTCGACTTCCTGCTCGGCATCATCCCCACCACTCTGTTCTCCGCGCTCACCGAGGGCGAGGTGCTCCAGGCGCTGCTGGTGGCGCTGCTGGTCGGCTTCGCCGTGCAGAGCCTCGGCCGTCGGGGCGAGCCGGTCGTCAACGCCATCGCCGCCCTGCAACGGGTGGTCTTCAAGGTGCTCGCCATGATCATGTGGCTGGCGCCGGTCGGCGCGTTCGGCGCCATCGCCGCCGTGGTCGGCGAGACCGGCGTGGACGCGCTGAAGAGCCTCGCCCAGATCATGCTCGGCTTCTACGCCACCTGCGCGATCTTCGTCTTCGCCGTGCTCGGCGCGCTGCTCTGGTTCGTCGCCCGCATCTCGATCTTCAAGTTGCTGCGCTACCTGGGCCGGGAGTTCCTGCTGATCCTCTCCACCTCCTCGTCGGAGTCGGCGCTGCCCCGGCTGATCGCCAAGATGGAGCACGCCGGCGTCGCCCGGCCCGTCGTCGGCATCACCGTGCCGACCGGCTACTCCTTCAACCTCGACGGCACCGCCATCTACCTGACCATGGCGTCGCTGTTCATCGCCGACGCGCTCGGCAAGCCGCTCTCGATCGGCGAGCAGATCTCCCTGCTCGGCTTCATGATCATCGCCTCGAAGGGCGCGGCCGGCGTGACCGGCGCCGGTCTGGCCACCCTGGCCGGTGGTCTCCAGTCGCACCGCCCCGAACTGGTCGACGGCGTCGGCCTGATCGTCGGCATCGACCGGTTCATGTCCGAGGCCCGGGCGCTGACCAACTTCGCCGGCAACGCCGTGGCCACCGTACTGGTCGGCACCTGGACCGGCCAGTTCGACCGGGACCGGGCCGAGGCGGTGCTGGCCGGCCGGGACCCGTTCGACGAGCTCACCATGCTCGACGAGGACGCCGCACACGGCGTACCGGGCGACGGGACCGAGGCGGACGCCCGGCTGGCCGACCCGCGGGTGCCGGCGCCGCGCTGA
- a CDS encoding glycoside hydrolase family 3 protein: MGLDPGLRRLALGTLLAAYPGPVPPDWAVDLVAEGLAGHTLFGTNVHDPAQVAASTAALRAGRADVLVAIDEEGGDVTRLAHATGSPYPGNAALGAVDDAGLTREVYAAIGAELAALGVTLDLAPTVDVNTADENPVIGTRSFGADPVRVAVHSAAAVLGLQSAGVAACAKHFPGHGATVADSHHELPTVDVAAEVLRQRDLPPFAAVIDAGVEAIMTAHIRVPALTGDGPATFSRAVLVDLLRGEYGFTGVVVTDALEMQGAALAAGGVGPAAVRALAAGADLLCVGAQVDAPLVERVVTGIVEAIGDGGLDRARVEQAAERTAGMAARTRAATAVPAASDLGYAAARRAVRVEGTVDGLDRPLVVQVYAASTIAEGRVPWGLGPHLADVEQVRVVAEEADPQQLRRLAGSRPIVLVGRHLHRLPGGTDLVAALAAAHPTTVVEMGWPAAWRPAGARAFVTTYGASHANGRAAAEALGLAAKV, translated from the coding sequence GTGGGGCTGGATCCAGGACTGCGCCGGTTGGCGCTGGGCACGCTGCTGGCCGCGTACCCGGGGCCGGTCCCGCCGGACTGGGCGGTCGACCTGGTCGCCGAGGGGCTGGCCGGGCACACCCTGTTCGGCACCAACGTGCACGACCCGGCGCAGGTGGCGGCGAGCACCGCCGCACTGCGGGCCGGGCGGGCGGACGTGCTGGTGGCCATCGACGAGGAGGGCGGCGACGTCACCCGGCTGGCGCACGCCACGGGCAGCCCGTACCCGGGCAACGCGGCGCTCGGCGCGGTGGACGACGCGGGCCTGACCCGCGAGGTGTACGCGGCGATCGGCGCGGAGCTGGCGGCGCTCGGCGTGACCCTGGACCTGGCGCCGACGGTGGACGTGAACACCGCCGACGAGAACCCGGTGATCGGCACCCGCTCGTTCGGCGCCGACCCGGTCCGGGTGGCGGTCCACTCGGCGGCGGCGGTGCTCGGTCTCCAGTCGGCCGGCGTGGCGGCCTGCGCCAAGCACTTCCCCGGCCACGGCGCGACGGTCGCCGACTCGCACCACGAGCTGCCCACGGTCGACGTGGCGGCGGAGGTGCTGCGGCAGCGGGACCTGCCGCCGTTCGCCGCGGTGATCGACGCGGGGGTGGAGGCGATCATGACCGCGCACATCCGGGTTCCGGCGTTGACCGGCGACGGCCCGGCCACGTTCAGCCGGGCGGTCCTGGTGGACCTGCTGCGCGGCGAGTACGGCTTCACCGGCGTGGTGGTCACCGACGCGCTGGAGATGCAGGGTGCGGCGCTGGCCGCGGGCGGGGTCGGTCCGGCCGCCGTCCGTGCGCTGGCCGCCGGGGCGGACCTGCTCTGCGTCGGTGCGCAGGTCGACGCGCCGCTGGTCGAGCGGGTGGTCACCGGGATCGTGGAGGCGATCGGCGACGGCGGGCTGGACCGGGCGCGGGTGGAGCAGGCGGCGGAGCGTACCGCCGGGATGGCCGCCCGGACCCGCGCGGCGACGGCAGTTCCCGCGGCGTCGGACCTGGGGTACGCGGCCGCCCGGCGGGCGGTCCGCGTCGAGGGGACGGTCGACGGCCTCGACCGGCCGCTGGTGGTGCAGGTGTACGCCGCCTCGACGATCGCCGAGGGTCGGGTGCCGTGGGGGCTGGGCCCGCACCTGGCCGATGTCGAGCAGGTGCGGGTGGTGGCCGAGGAGGCCGATCCGCAGCAGCTGCGCCGGCTCGCGGGCTCCCGGCCGATCGTGCTGGTCGGCCGGCACCTGCACCGGCTGCCCGGCGGCACCGACCTGGTGGCCGCGCTGGCCGCCGCCCATCCGACGACGGTGGTGGAGATGGGCTGGCCGGCGGCCTGGCGGCCGGCGGGGGCACGGGCCTTCGTCACCACCTACGGGGCGAGCCACGCCAACGGGCGGGCCGCCGCGGAGGCGCTGGGGCTGGCCGCCAAGGTCTGA
- a CDS encoding ROK family transcriptional regulator yields MSATRLPGTPRLLRALNDRAALELLLERGPLTRARLGELTGLSKVTASQLVERLEERGLVTRVGEQAGGRGPNAQLYAVRPGSAHVVGVDVGADRVVAACADITGAVNGRVEQSTRDTDDPVGVVHNAVVQAASSAGAELSTVRRVVLGTPGLVDPATGDITFAFNLPRWHRGLLAALREDLRIPVVFENDVNLAAVAEAQSGAARGVPDFVLVWVGAGVGLAIVLGGRLHHGSTGAAGEIGYLPVPGVPIPRDVSRRAKPAFQQLAGADAVRAVAREHGFGAPDAAAAVRAAIDAGPAGGPMLDELARRLALGVASTCVVLDPPLVVLAGEVGQAGGAALAERVQHEVAAITLVRPRVVVTGLTEEPILHGALRTALDAVRDEVFGSTVG; encoded by the coding sequence ATGAGTGCGACCCGGCTGCCCGGCACCCCCCGCCTGTTGCGGGCGCTCAACGACCGCGCGGCGCTGGAGCTGCTGCTGGAACGCGGGCCGCTGACCCGGGCCCGGCTGGGCGAGTTGACCGGGCTGTCCAAGGTCACCGCCTCGCAGCTGGTGGAGCGGCTGGAGGAACGCGGCCTGGTCACCCGGGTCGGCGAGCAGGCCGGCGGCCGCGGCCCCAACGCCCAGCTCTACGCCGTACGCCCGGGCAGCGCGCACGTGGTCGGCGTGGACGTCGGCGCCGACCGGGTGGTGGCCGCCTGCGCCGACATCACCGGCGCCGTCAACGGCCGGGTGGAACAGTCCACCCGGGACACCGACGACCCGGTGGGCGTGGTGCACAACGCGGTGGTCCAGGCCGCGAGCAGCGCCGGCGCGGAGCTGTCCACCGTACGACGGGTGGTGCTGGGCACCCCGGGCCTGGTGGACCCGGCCACCGGCGACATCACCTTCGCGTTCAACCTGCCCCGCTGGCACCGGGGACTGCTCGCCGCGCTCCGCGAGGACCTGCGCATCCCGGTGGTCTTCGAGAACGACGTGAACCTGGCCGCGGTCGCCGAGGCGCAGTCCGGCGCCGCCCGGGGCGTACCCGACTTCGTGCTGGTCTGGGTGGGCGCCGGCGTCGGCCTGGCGATCGTGCTCGGTGGCCGGCTGCACCACGGCAGCACCGGCGCGGCCGGCGAGATCGGCTACCTGCCGGTGCCCGGGGTACCGATCCCGCGCGACGTCTCCCGCCGGGCCAAGCCGGCCTTCCAGCAGCTGGCCGGGGCGGACGCGGTCCGCGCGGTGGCCCGCGAGCACGGCTTCGGCGCCCCGGACGCGGCGGCGGCCGTCCGGGCGGCGATCGACGCCGGCCCGGCCGGCGGCCCGATGCTCGACGAACTCGCCCGCCGGCTGGCCCTCGGCGTGGCCAGCACCTGCGTGGTGCTGGACCCGCCGCTGGTGGTGCTCGCCGGTGAGGTGGGTCAGGCCGGCGGCGCGGCACTCGCCGAGCGGGTGCAGCACGAGGTCGCCGCGATCACCCTGGTCCGGCCCCGGGTGGTGGTGACCGGGCTGACCGAGGAGCCGATCCTGCACGGCGCGCTGCGCACCGCGCTGGACGCGGTCCGCGACGAGGTCTTCGGCTCCACCGTGGGCTGA
- a CDS encoding ABC transporter permease subunit yields MRLVRAEAERLAARRFVQLMVVLLVLAFGITAATTLADSHRPTANELAEADRQAVEARQSMEDSYRNCVAAKQAGDPEGQVEEYPEDCSFLDPGQQERLPVASDFLYNVFTFADEARPLLFFLIAFLLLFGFLVGASYVGADLNSGGVVNLLLWRPRRLAVLGAKLGTLLGGVLVLSVLASAAYLATFWLIGQAAGRPGRLDDAFWRSLGGLFGRGLLLVLLGTAVGFAIATLGRHTAAALGAAAAYAVVWEAGARLVMEILDVRSPERWVLSSYVGAWLNGSLQFSTDVVCYGRGDCSGVWRLTAAESLPVLLVVTAVLVVAAFAVFRRRDLI; encoded by the coding sequence GTGAGACTGGTCCGTGCCGAGGCGGAGCGGCTCGCCGCCCGCCGGTTCGTGCAGTTGATGGTGGTGCTGCTGGTGCTCGCCTTCGGCATCACCGCGGCGACCACGCTGGCCGACTCGCACCGGCCCACGGCGAACGAGTTGGCCGAGGCCGACCGACAGGCCGTCGAGGCGCGGCAGAGCATGGAGGACAGCTACCGCAACTGTGTGGCGGCCAAGCAGGCCGGCGACCCGGAGGGGCAGGTCGAGGAATATCCCGAGGACTGCTCGTTCCTCGACCCGGGGCAGCAGGAGCGGCTGCCGGTCGCCAGTGACTTCCTCTACAACGTGTTCACCTTCGCCGACGAGGCGCGCCCGCTGCTGTTCTTCCTGATCGCGTTCCTGCTGCTCTTCGGATTCCTGGTGGGGGCGTCCTACGTCGGGGCGGACCTGAACTCCGGCGGGGTGGTGAACCTGCTGCTCTGGCGGCCGCGGCGGCTGGCCGTGCTGGGGGCGAAGCTGGGCACCCTGCTCGGCGGGGTGCTGGTGCTGTCGGTGCTGGCCTCGGCGGCGTACCTGGCGACGTTCTGGCTGATCGGGCAGGCGGCGGGGCGGCCGGGGCGACTGGACGACGCGTTCTGGCGCTCGCTGGGCGGCCTGTTCGGTCGCGGACTGCTGCTGGTGCTGCTCGGCACGGCGGTGGGCTTCGCGATCGCCACGCTGGGCCGGCACACCGCGGCGGCGCTCGGCGCGGCGGCCGCGTACGCCGTGGTCTGGGAGGCCGGCGCCCGGCTGGTGATGGAGATCCTGGACGTGCGCAGCCCGGAGCGCTGGGTGCTGTCCAGCTATGTCGGGGCGTGGCTCAACGGGAGCCTGCAGTTCTCCACCGACGTGGTCTGCTACGGCCGGGGCGACTGCTCAGGGGTGTGGAGGCTGACCGCGGCCGAGTCGTTGCCGGTGCTGCTGGTGGTCACCGCCGTGCTGGTGGTGGCGGCGTTCGCGGTGTTCCGCCGCCGCGACCTGATCTGA
- a CDS encoding ABC transporter ATP-binding protein, with protein sequence MTAIIEIEGLRKSFHSLRHGRRVAVDGFDLLVEAGQVHGFLGPNGSGKTTTLRALLGLVRSDGGRMRVLGAESPRLLPEVAGRVGAIVESPQFFGNFTAHRTLRLLAVAGGLPTARVDEVLEQVGLRDRGHERVRGYSLGMKQRLAVASALLKNPELLILDEPANGLDPAGIREMRDLVRSLAAAGVTVLLSSHILGEIQLICDHVTIISRGRRVAAGRVEEVLAGFDQHQWRVGVADPGRAAQLLAAAGVPVDADGDHLVATGVADPEVISRTLGEQGLWVRELTPLRPDLESVFLELTGTTPDPGVPRQVDDAVLPGPRSPEPMIDLDVTVGDAREVQS encoded by the coding sequence ATGACCGCGATCATCGAGATCGAGGGCCTGCGCAAGTCGTTCCACAGCCTGCGGCACGGCCGCCGGGTGGCGGTGGACGGCTTCGACCTGTTGGTGGAGGCCGGCCAGGTGCACGGCTTCCTCGGCCCGAACGGCTCAGGCAAGACCACCACCCTGCGGGCGCTGCTCGGCCTGGTCCGGTCCGACGGCGGCCGGATGCGGGTGCTGGGCGCGGAGTCGCCGCGACTGCTGCCCGAGGTGGCCGGTCGGGTCGGCGCGATCGTGGAGAGCCCGCAGTTCTTCGGCAACTTCACCGCGCACCGCACGCTGCGCCTGCTCGCCGTCGCCGGCGGGCTGCCGACCGCCCGGGTCGACGAGGTGCTGGAGCAGGTGGGCCTGCGCGACCGCGGCCACGAGCGGGTCCGCGGCTATTCGCTGGGCATGAAGCAGCGGCTGGCGGTGGCCTCGGCGCTGCTGAAGAACCCGGAGCTGCTGATCCTCGACGAGCCGGCGAACGGGCTGGACCCGGCGGGCATCCGGGAGATGCGGGACCTGGTCCGATCGCTGGCCGCGGCGGGAGTGACCGTGCTGCTCTCCAGCCACATCCTCGGCGAGATCCAGCTGATCTGCGACCACGTGACGATCATCTCCCGGGGCCGGCGGGTGGCAGCCGGCCGGGTGGAGGAGGTGCTGGCCGGCTTCGACCAGCACCAGTGGCGGGTCGGGGTGGCCGATCCGGGGCGTGCGGCGCAACTGCTGGCCGCCGCCGGGGTGCCGGTCGACGCCGACGGGGACCACCTGGTGGCGACCGGGGTGGCCGACCCGGAGGTGATCTCCCGCACGCTGGGCGAGCAGGGTCTGTGGGTACGCGAGCTGACCCCGCTCCGGCCCGACCTGGAGAGCGTCTTCCTGGAGCTGACCGGCACCACTCCGGACCCGGGCGTGCCCCGGCAGGTGGACGACGCGGTGCTGCCCGGGCCGCGCAGCCCGGAGCCGATGATCGACCTCGACGTGACGGTGGGCGATGCCCGGGAGGTGCAGTCGTGA
- a CDS encoding ABC transporter ATP-binding protein has product MTVDADLVVSLDQVAVRRSGTALLDGVDWRVGLDERWVVLGPNGAGKTTLLNLAAGRLHPTVGTAHVLGERIGRTDVNELRTRIGLSTAALAERLPAEEKVTDVVVTAAWSVVGRWRESYDPGDERRAHALLSQLGIGHLADRTYGTLSEGERKRVQIARALMTDPELLLLDEPAAGLDLGGREDLVARLAELAYDPDAPALVLVTHHVEEIPPGFTHALLLRDGGVVAQGLLGDTLTADNLSKTFGLPLVVERRGDRFTARAA; this is encoded by the coding sequence GTGACTGTGGATGCGGATCTGGTGGTCAGCCTGGACCAAGTGGCGGTACGCCGGTCCGGCACCGCCCTGCTGGACGGCGTCGACTGGCGCGTCGGACTGGACGAACGGTGGGTGGTGCTCGGGCCGAACGGCGCCGGCAAGACCACCCTGCTGAACCTCGCCGCCGGCCGGTTGCACCCGACCGTCGGCACCGCGCACGTGCTCGGCGAGCGGATCGGCCGTACCGACGTCAACGAGCTGCGGACCCGGATCGGCCTCTCCACCGCCGCGCTGGCCGAGCGGCTGCCGGCCGAGGAGAAGGTCACCGACGTGGTGGTCACCGCGGCCTGGTCGGTGGTGGGCCGCTGGCGGGAGAGCTACGACCCGGGCGACGAGCGGCGGGCCCACGCCCTGCTCAGCCAGCTGGGCATCGGCCACCTCGCCGACCGGACGTACGGGACGCTGTCCGAGGGGGAGCGCAAGCGGGTGCAGATCGCCCGGGCGCTGATGACCGACCCGGAGCTGCTGCTACTCGACGAGCCGGCCGCCGGGCTCGACCTGGGTGGCCGCGAGGATCTGGTCGCCCGGCTGGCCGAGCTGGCGTACGACCCGGACGCGCCCGCCCTGGTGCTGGTCACCCACCACGTCGAGGAGATCCCGCCGGGGTTCACCCACGCGCTGCTGCTGCGCGACGGCGGTGTGGTCGCCCAGGGGCTGCTCGGTGACACGCTGACCGCCGACAACCTCTCCAAGACCTTCGGCCTGCCGCTGGTGGTCGAGCGGCGCGGCGACCGGTTCACCGCCCGCGCCGCCTGA
- a CDS encoding ribokinase: MRQTRVAVVGSANMDLVATAATLPRPGETVLATDFVTVPGGKGANQAVAAVRAGATCTFLGAIGSDSFGVTLRARITAAGVDTGQLRVVYGASGVALVMVNADGENLITVTPGANGAFTGLTPDELAAVRDADVLVAQLEVPVETVTEAAVAARAAGTRVILNAAPARPVPAELLAAVDVLVVNETEAQALTGHGREDPHALLALVPRAVLTLGGEGAWYGDRDGTAVHVPAVRVEVVDSTAAGDAFTAALAVAWGEGRDLLDAVRWAAAAGAACCRRLGASVALPRRHEIDELYAPA, from the coding sequence GTGCGACAGACCCGCGTCGCGGTGGTGGGCAGCGCCAACATGGACCTGGTCGCCACCGCGGCCACCCTGCCCCGGCCGGGGGAGACGGTGCTCGCCACCGACTTCGTCACCGTCCCCGGCGGCAAGGGCGCCAACCAGGCCGTCGCCGCGGTACGCGCCGGCGCCACCTGCACGTTCCTTGGCGCGATCGGCTCCGACTCGTTCGGGGTGACCCTGCGGGCCCGGATCACCGCCGCCGGGGTGGACACCGGCCAGCTGCGGGTGGTGTACGGCGCCTCCGGCGTGGCCCTGGTGATGGTGAACGCCGACGGGGAGAACCTGATCACGGTGACGCCCGGCGCGAACGGGGCGTTCACCGGTCTCACCCCGGACGAGCTGGCCGCCGTACGCGACGCCGACGTGCTGGTCGCCCAGCTGGAGGTGCCGGTCGAGACGGTGACGGAGGCGGCGGTGGCGGCCCGGGCGGCCGGCACCCGGGTGATCCTGAACGCGGCGCCGGCCCGGCCGGTGCCGGCGGAGCTGCTCGCCGCGGTGGACGTGCTGGTGGTGAACGAGACCGAGGCGCAGGCGCTCACCGGGCACGGCCGGGAGGACCCGCACGCCCTGCTGGCGCTGGTGCCCCGGGCGGTGCTCACCCTCGGTGGCGAGGGCGCCTGGTACGGCGACCGGGACGGCACGGCGGTGCACGTACCGGCCGTGCGGGTGGAGGTGGTGGACTCCACCGCCGCGGGTGACGCGTTCACCGCCGCGCTGGCGGTGGCCTGGGGCGAGGGGCGGGACCTGCTCGACGCCGTGCGTTGGGCGGCGGCGGCCGGGGCGGCCTGCTGCCGGCGGCTGGGCGCCTCGGTGGCGCTGCCCCGCCGGCACGAGATCGACGAGCTTTACGCGCCGGCCTGA